tcctgtatatagcctcattactacctggtacccctgcacattgactcagtactgctacttcctgtatatagcctcattactacctggtacccctggacattgactcagtactgctacttcctgtatatagcctcattactacctggtacccctgcacattgactcagtactgctacttcctgtatatagcctcattactacctggtacccctgcacattgactcagtactgctacttcctgtatatagcctcattactacctggtacccctggacattgactcagtactgctacttcctgtatatagcctcattactacctggtacccctgcacattgactcagtactgctacttcctgtatatagcctcattactacctggtacccctggacattgactcagtactggtacatcttgtatatagcctcattactacctggttcCACTGCACAttgccttgttattgttattttattgtgctgTTATatttcctttagtttatttagcaacaTTTtgttacttaaaaaaaaaaaactgtgcattgttggttaagggctggtaagtcagcatttcacagtaagatcTACTACACCTGtagaatgtgacaaataaaaatgtgatttgataacGTTTCTCTCAGGTGTGGATTCTTTCATGCTCTTTCAGTTGCCTTAGCCAGGTAAATTTAAatccacagtgggagcagtggtaaaGCTTCTCTATCCAGAATGTATTCTCTTATGTATTTTCAGGGTCCCTAAACGGGTAAAACTCTTGCAACACTGGAAGCATTGGAAAGGTTTTTCTCCAGTGTGTGacctctcatgccttttcaggttcCCCAACTGGCTAAAACTCTTTTCACACTGCGAGCATTGGAAAGGTTTTTTTCCTGTGTGTGTTCCCTCATGTGTTTTCAGGTGACCTGAGTGGGTAAACCTTTTTCCACACTGACAGCATTGGAAAGGTTTTTCTgcagtgtgtgtcctctcatgaaTGTTGAGGTTCCCTACCTGGCTAAAACTCTTTACACACTGGAAGCATTGGAAtggtttttctcctgtgtgtattctcttatgaTCTTTCAGATGTGATGACTTGATacatctctttccacactgagagcattggTAAGGCCTCTCTAAAGAATGTGCTCTCTCGTGTGATTTCAGGTCTCCtgatgagaaaaatatattttcacactGGGAACAGTTGTAAGGCTTCTCTCTAGTGTGTGTTCGCTCATGTGACTTCAGGTTACCTAACCGCTTAAATGTCTTTCCACATTGAGTGCATTTGTGAGACTTAtctccagagtgtattctctcatgtattttcaggctccctaactggGTAGATTCCTTTCCACACTGTGAGCATTGGAACAGCTTTTCTCCTGTGTATATTCTTTCATGTTCTTTCAGGTAACATACCcacttaaaactctttccacagtgggaacacTGGTGTGGTCTCACTGGTTTTGGGGTCTCCAGGTCTGGTTTCTctgaaggactcttcccgctgtcagagggagagtctggtctctctcctgccaaagacgaAACAGAGTATCTAGTTAAACAGAGAACAGGATTgtataaacatttatttttttcattttgagtTGCGAAACGTTTGGAGAAATACGACCCTAaatgaaacctccacatgataAAACTGGCCTTCTCTCAGGTTTAATCCAGACTAGTTCCCTCAATAACCTGAGGTTAGTGTTTTAGAttgtttaaaggtccaatgcagccattttttaaaatatcaatatcaaatcatttctgggtaacagttAAAATGGTCaacaagaaacaaaaatagcttcttatcaaagagcaatttctcaagcaaattTTTTTCTAGGAGTGTCTGGGAgtagtctgagtggggaggggaaaacggaaaactagctgttattggcagagaggtttggaactctttcttattggtctattaactcataTTTGTTTTTATTGAACTTTTATTCATAAAGGGTgggtcaccattgagaccagggtctcatttacAAGGGAGCCCTGTGAACATGAACATACACAATTTAATACAACATcatgtaaaataataatattaatacaaTAAATACAACAAGATTAATCAAAACAAACAACTCTGACCTATCACGTCcctgatgtcaccaggcaggctgAAACTCAAGCCCAcaaaaaacaggctgaaatttcaggcggtcttttcaaaacagctcttacacttaaAATGGCATCCTCAATATTATTCTCACCTCAGTgtggaaaataaatataaaacacgggaaaatcatgttttttgacTGCAATGGGCCTTTAATCCAGATCCAAATGATCCTTCATCATTTTGAAAAGAAAATGAAAGCCAAGATTTCACCCAAATGTCATGAAATCACACAggagttggttgtaataatataGGAAAACACATTGAGAGCAGTGGTATGGCTTCTCCCCCTGTTTACTTTTTTTCTTATGTCTTTTCAGGCTTGGTTGTAATAATATATCATAGATATTACAATCAGATCAGTCTGTCTTACCTTACAGCTAAAATATTAAGGATGTAATAAAACCATTgagatttgaaaaacaaatgatgtattttttttgtattattttttgcTCTTATGGGATGTCCAGCATACAGAAAGAGATATTCAGAGACATcggttcaacaactgcagagtttttGCCCCAGTTTAAGATAAAACTCACTGGTGTTCATTAGACCtccagtctcttcttcttcttcttcttcttctaatgTAACAGTTATCTCTCCACCCTCCTTAACTCCAAAaccgtcttcctcttctttcactgtgacgtccatctcctcctctttccctccaaaACCACATTGAGAGCAGTGGtatggcttctcccctgtgtaCGTTTTCTCATGTCCTTTCGggctccctaactgggtaaaactatTCCCGCAGTGGAAGCAGTGGTGTGGTCTCgctggtttggacgtctctgGCTCTGTTTCctctgagtctggtctctctcctgccaaagacaaccAGAGTATTTAGTTTAGGCCAAGGCTACGAATACAGcgttttcgctacgaatacagagttttcgctacgaatacagagttttcgctacgaatacagagttttcgcCACGAATACAGcgttttcgctacgaatacagcgttttcgctacgaatacagcgttttcgctacgaatacagcgttttcgctacgaatacagcgttttcgctacgaatacagcgtttcgctacgaatacagagttttcgctacgaatacagagttttcgctacgaatacagagttttcgctacgaatacagagttttcgctacgaatacagagttttcgctacgaatacagagttttcgctacgaatacagagttttcgctacgaatacagagttttcgctacgaatacagagttttcgctacgaatacagagttttcgctacagagttttcgctacgaatacagagttttcgctacgaatacagagttttcgctacgaatacagagttttcgctacgaatacagagttttcgctacgaatacagagttttcgctacgaatacagagttttcgctacgaatacagagttttcgctacgaatacagagttttcgctacgaatacagagttttcgctacgaatacagagttttcgctacgaatacagagttttcgctacgaatacagcgttttcgctacgaatacagcgttttcgctacgaatacagcGTTTGCCGCTACGAATACAGCGTTTTCGCCACGAATACAGcgttttcgctacgaatacagcGTTTTCGCTACTGAATACAGcgttttcgctacgaatacagcGTTTTCGCTACTGAATACAGCGTTTCGCTACGAATACAGcgttttcgctacgaatacagcgttttcgctacgaatacagagttttcgctacgaatacagagttttcgctacgaatacagagttttcgctacgaatacagagttttcgctacgaatacagagttttcgctacgaatacagagttttcgctacgaatacagagttttcgctacgaatacagagttttcgctacgaatacagagttttcgctacgaatacagagttttcgctacgaatacagagttttcgctacgaatacagcgttttcgctacgaatacagcgttttcgctacgaatacagcgttttcgctacgaatacagcgttttcgctacgaatacagcgttttcgctacgaatacagagttttcgctacgaatacagagttttcgctacgaatacagagttttcgctacgaatacagagttttcgctacgaatacagagttttcgctacgaatacagagttttcgctacgaatacagagttttcgctacgaatacagagttttcgctacgaatacagagttttcgctacgaatacagagttttcgctacgaatacagagttttcgctacgaatacagagttttcgctacgaatacagagttttcgctacgaatacagagttttcgctacgaatacagagttttcgctacgaatacagagttttcgctacgaatacagagttttcgctacgaatacagagttttcgctacgaatacagagttttcgctacgaatacagagttttcgctacgaatacagagttttcgctacgaatacagagttttcgctacgaatacagagttttcgctacgaatacagcgttttcgctacgaatacagcgttttcgctacgaatacagcGTTTCGCCATTTGAATACAGCTGCTTTACGCATTCGAATACAGCGTTTTACGCTACTGAATACAGcgttttcgctacgaatacagcGTTTCGCCACTTTgaatacagagttttcgctacgaatacagagttttcgctacgaatacagagttttcgctacgaatacagagttttcgctacgaatacagagttttcgctacgaatacagagttttcgctacgaatacagagttttcgctacgaatacagagttttcgctacgaatacagagttttcgctacgaatacagagttttcgctacgaatacagagttttcgctacgaatacagagttttcgcCGCCGCCCCCCCCCCCTGGAAACGTACTTCTTAAAACTGAGGATCCAAATCACGTTCTGCGCATTCATGTTTCTCTCTTTACCCTCTTCTGAACTCTCAACCAATTTGATCGATATGATGATGTAGCCTGGTCTGAACCAATGGGGATGTAGCCTGGTCTGAACCATGGGGGTGTAGCCTGGTCTGAACCATGATGATGTAGCCTGGTCTGAACCAATGGGGATGTAGCCTGGTCTGAACCATGGGGGTGTAGCCTGGTCTGAACCATGGGGATGTAGCCTGGTCTGAACCATGGGGATGTAGCCTGGTCTGAACCATGGTGATGTAGCCTGGTCTGATGTAGCCTGGTCTGAACCATGGGGGTGTAGCCTGGTCTGAACCATAGGTATGTAGCCTGGTCTGATGTAGCCTGGTCTGAACCATGGGGATGTAGCCTGGTCTGAACCATGGGGATGTAGCCTGGTCTGAACCATGGGGATGTAGCCTGGTGGGATGTAGCCTGGTCTGAACCATGGGGATGTAGCCTGGTCTGAACCATGGGGATGTAGCCTGGTCTGAACCATGGGGATGTAGCCTGGTCTGATGTAGCCTGGTCTGAACCATGGGGATGTAGCCTGGTCTGAACCATGGGGATGTAGCCTGGTCTGATGTAGCCTGGTCTGAACCATGGGGGTGTAGCCTGGTCTGAACCATGGGGATGTAGCCTGGTCTGAACCATGGGTATGTAGCCTGGTCTGATGTAGCCTGGTCTGAACCATGGGGATGTAGCCTGGTCTGAACTATGGGGATGTAGCCTGGTCTGAACCATGGGGATGTAGCCTGGTGGGATGTAGCCTGGTCTGAACCATGGTGATGTAGCCTGGTCTGAACCACGGTGATGTCTCTGCCTcatatttctgaacagctgaaataaaaacCCTGCTGCGATTTGAACAAACATTCCAAAAATAGATATATTAAGAAGGCTCCAACCTAATCTTGTCTGTTGTAACAGATATTGCCGTAGCACAAGCAGACGCAGGGTACATATTACATTGGGGGCAAAAATAATCTGCGTTGTGTGTGATGATGTAATCTTTACAGTTATGCTGCCATTTAGCCAGGAGTCTGCCTCCTGTTTGCAATGGTGATGGGAAAAAAATAACATGACATCTCTATTAACTGCCTGTCTGTGACACGCTTGTTTGATATACTGTATAGGCTACTTATAGCTTGCCTAAACAGCTGCATGTAACTTCCCTCCTGAAAAAAAGAACATGACATTTCTAGACAACTTGTTTGCAATAGCCTACTGTTACAACAGACAAATAACTACTGTTGTTCAAAATGTTTTGTGTACAAGCGGCAGCGGAGTGACTGAGTAGCAGCTGGAAGGAGGTAGGCTAGTGGATCCGGCATTCTCCGTATTTTTAGCAACAGCAAGCCACGATCCGGAACCGCAGCCACTCCGTTTAGTTTAACAGAGAGATCAGGATTGAATTAACAAGAAACATAGCGGGAGAAAATAGGCCAAATGAAACGACAAGcgggtagcctggcgggtaggagcggtGGGCCagtgcattcagttgtacaactgactaggtatccccctttcccataACAAAagcttgtttttgttttccgaTGAAAAACCTTTTGCTACAGCGttcactaatgaatacgacccggaatgaaacctccacatgataAAACTGTCTTCCTGTGATGTTTAATCCAAATCAGATCCCTCAATAACCTGAGGCCAAGTTTATCACTAGGACAAAGACAAGCTGTACAACAGCTGGAAACCAAGTCTAGTCTAGAAGTCTGAAAAGTCTGTCTAATATAATAGGATACATTTCATCCATTGTTACGTTTTGTTGGTGACCCCCCCACTCTTTGTAACTTTAACAAAATGGTACAGAACAACATATTCAAATATATAActtcagttcaacaactgcagagtttgtgcccGTTTTTAAAATACTACTTACTGGTGTTCCTCAGATCTCCAGtcttctcttcttcctccaatGTGACAGTAATCTCTGCCTCCTCCGTCACTACAAAAACTGCTTCCTTTTCTATCGCCTCTTTCAGTTCAAAAACGTGATCttgctcttcctcctcctctttcactctgaacgcttCTTcctctgtaacttcttcttctttcacggtaacagcttcaccctctacttgtttttgtattgtaacatcctcctcttcctcctcctctttcactagagcttctttctccgtccagcagacctcctcttctttagcaggaggagagtagcttagtgagctcatggtcggggatgttagctagctagttagcattagcgactagcctagtgttacttagccagatagctATATAGCTAATAACGTAAATTAAATGGAGTAACTAGCAAATACGCAGACAGTGTGTTTAAAACACGGAGGTTAATATACACAAAACTGGCCTAAAGCTTCGATGTTAAGGTTTTATGTTGGCTACGGAGGCGGCTGAACTGTTGTTGttgaagaagcgtcccgtccacgaGATGATACCTGACGCACGACGCATCATCTGAAAtactcacatcgccatctgctgactgcaGTCGGTAACACAGTTTAACAAAACCTTCTGGCAAAACAATGGAAACAAGTCATTGGTAAATAACCCGTTTTCTCTTACTTCTTACAGATCATTTCCTCTACGCAGATGTAGAAGCTGAATATGAACATTATTAATAAACCCTGTTATGAATAAACCCTGTAACGATCAACCCTGTTACGATCAACCCTGTTATAAAAGGTAATGTGTTAAAACATCCTCTGTTTGTTGTACTTTacaggggcaatctgcagttca
This Coregonus clupeaformis isolate EN_2021a unplaced genomic scaffold, ASM2061545v1 scaf0478, whole genome shotgun sequence DNA region includes the following protein-coding sequences:
- the LOC123484837 gene encoding zinc finger protein 436-like → MECGKESTQLGSLKIHERIHSGDKSHKCTQCGKTFKRLGNLKSHERTHTREKPYNCSQCENIFFSSGDLKSHERAHSLERPYQCSQCGKRCIKSSHLKDHKRIHTGEKPFQCFQCVKSFSQVGNLNIHERTHTAEKPFQCCQCGKRFTHSGHLKTHEGTHTGKKPFQCSQCEKSFSQLGNLKRHERSHTGEKPFQCFQCCKSFTRLGTLKIHKRIHSG